From the Synechococcus sp. KORDI-49 genome, the window TCAGCGCCGGTCAGCTCCGCATCGATGAATCACGTCGCCTGCTGGATCACCTGGAGAGCAGCCTGCGCCAGACCACCTACCTTCAGGACTGAAGGCCTGCTTCGAGCTCCGATCGAGCCTTGGCGAGAGCATCGGTCAGGGCTGATCCATCGCGGCCTCCCGCCTGGGCCAGGTTCGGGCGACCGCCGCCGCCGCCGCCGCAGAGTTTGGCGATGCCGCCGATGAATTTGCCCGCCTGCAGCTGGGCAGCGATCACCTGCTTGCCGAAGGCCGCCACCAGAATCACCTTGCCCAGATCGGAGGGGTCGGGCAGTCCGCCAAGCACCACGGCAGCACCATCCCCGAGCTGATCAGCCAGGCTCTGGGCCGCCCCCTGCAGTCCGGCACCATCCACGCCGTCGAGGCGTTCCACCAGCAGCTGGAACTCGCCCACGGGCTCAGCCTTGGCAGCCAGAGCACCGGCCTTGGCCACCGCCAGCTCGGCCTGAGCCGCGGCCAGCGCCTTGCCAGTGGCTTTGAGCTCCTCCTGCAGAGCACTCACCCGTTCGACGATCTCACTGGGCTGGGCCTTGAAGCGATCCCCCAGCTGCTTCACCACCGCATCACGCTCATTCAGATAAGCGAGCACGGCTGGGCCAGCAACGGCTTCGATCCGGCGAATACCGGCGGCCACACCGCTCTCCGCCACGATCTTGAACAGCCCGATCTCAGCGGTGTTGGCCACATGGGTGCCGCCGCAGAGCTCCATCGACACCCCGGGCACATCGACGACACGCACCACATCGGCATATTTCTCGCCGAACATCGCCACAGCACCAGCCGCCTTGGCCTGATCGATCGCCATCTCCTGCACCTCGAGGCCGTGAGCCTCCGCGATCCAACCGTTGATCAGGGTCTCGATCTGAGCCAGCTGCTCAGGGGAGACCGCACTCGGGCAATGGAAGTCGAAGCGGAGTCGATCGAAGTCCACCAGAGAACCGGCCTGACCGATGCCTGGATCCACCACCTGCTTGAGGGCGGCCTGCAGCAGATGGGTCGCCGTGTGATTCGCCTGGGCACGACGACGACAGGCGCGGTCCACCTGAGCATGGACGGTGTCCCCCAGCGACAGCTGACCGCGTTCGAGTCGGCCGGCATGAACAAACACGTCCCGCGTGCGACTCACCGACTCGATCGCCACGATCAGATCAGCACCGCTGAGGACGCCGCGATCCCCCACCTGACCGCCACCCTCCCCGTAGAAGGGCGTGGTGTCCAACACGATCTGCACCGCATCTCCGGCAGAGGCCGTCGTGGCCGGCTCGCCGTTCACCACCAGGGCCTGCACGCAGCTGGGGTGCTCCAGCACCGCATAGCCCCGAAATGCCGTGGGCTCCTGGTCCGCTGCCACCTGCTCGATCGCATCCTGGAGGGTGAGATCAAGGCTCACGGCTGCGGCCTTGGCTCTCTGCCGCTGTTCCTGCATGGCGGCCTCGAATCCAGCAAGGTCCACCGAGAGCCCATGCTCCTCGGCGATCTCCTGGGTGAGCTCCAGCGGGAAGCCATAGGTGTCGTAAAGCTCGAAGGCCTGAGCGCCGCTGATCTGCACAGGCTTGCCAGCCAGCACCTCAGACAGCAGCTTCTCACCGCGCTCCAAGGTCTCGAGGAAACGAGCCTCCTCCCGTTGGAGTTCGGCCAGAATCACCTCCTGCCGCTCAATCACGCTGGGGTGGGCCCCCTTCAGCAAGGCAATCGCCGCTTCCCCCATGGTGACCAAGAAGGGCTTGTCGATGCCCAGGAGGCGGCCATGACGCACCACCCGGCGCAACAGCCGCCGCAGGATGTAGCCGCGGCCGAGGTTGCTGGCGGTGACGCCATCACAAATCAGCTGCGTCACAGCACGGCTGTGATCGCCGATCACTTTCAACGACGTCTTGCCCTTGTCGTCGAGCTGGTGGTAGTCGACCCCCGCCAGATCAGCGGCCGCCTGGATCAGCGGAAAGATCAGATCGGTTTCGTAGTTGTTGGGAACCTTCTGCAGGATCTGAGCCATCCGCTCCAGACCCATGCCGGTGTCGATGTTGCGGTTGGCCAGCGGCGTGAGGGTGCCCTCAGCGTCGCGGTTGTACTGCATGAACACCAGGTTGTAGAACTCGATGAAGCGGTCGTCGTCCTCAAGATCGATGCCGGCATCGCCCAGCTCGGGCTTGAAGTCGTAATAGATCTCCGAACAGGGGCCGCAGGGGCCCGTCGGGCCAGACGCCCAGAAGTTGTCGGCCTCGTCCATGCGGATGATCCGCTTGGGGTTCACCCCCACCACATCGCGCCAGATCTGCTCGGCCTCGTCGTCCTCCCGGAAGACGCTCACCACCAGGTTCTTGGGGTCGATGCCGTAGACCTTGGTGCTCAGCTCCCAGGCCCACTCAATCGCCTGCTGCTTGAAGTAATCGCCGAAGGAGAAGTTGCCCAGCATTTCGAAGAACGTGTGATGCCGGGCTGTACGGCCAACGTTTTCGATGTCGTTCGTACGGATGCACTTCTGACTGCTGGTGGCCCGCGGCGCCGGCCGCTCCCGCTGCCCGAGGAACACCGGCTTGAACGGAAGCATCCCGGCGATGGTGAGCAGGACCGTGGGGTCCTCGGGAATCAGCGATGCGCTCGCGATCACGGCGTGACCACGCTCGGCGTAGAAGTTGAGAAACGCTGCCCTGATCTCCTCACCACTGCGGGGCACAGACGCTGCTGAGGACGACGAAGCGGCGGCAGCCATGGGAGGGAAGGCGATTCCAGCCGTCATGATCGCTCCTGAGCCGCCGACCATCGTGGCTGAACTGCCCAGCGAATCCGAGGCCCGCGCCCGACTGCGGTGGCAGTCGATCGGCTGGGCCCTGCTGGCCGGCGTCAGCGCAGGGTTGATGAGCCTGCCCTGGGGGCTTGAGATGGCGATCCGCTCGGGAGGTTGTGGTCTCTTCTACGGGCTGCTGGCCTTTCATCTGCAGCGTGTGGACCCAGACGACAGCCACCTGCAGGCGGGACTGGTGGGAGCGATCTGCGGCGTGCGCAGCCTCGGCCTGCCGCTGAGCCTCGAAAACCTGCGGACAGACGCTCTGGCATTATTAATCGTGGAGCTCCTTCAGGCTTGGCTGCCGCTGATCGGCAGTGCTCTCCTGCTCAACGGACTCCACCGCTTCCTTCCCGCGTCGCGGCCATGAGCCTGCTGCACGCCACCTGGCTTCCCGCCATCCGCTCATCCACCAGTTCAGGGCAGCCGGCCCTGCTGGTGTGGGCTGACACGTGGCGCGTGGCGACTCCGGCGGGACCGGGCCTGACTCCTGCCCTGCATCCGTTCACCCTCGCCAGCGAAGACCTCAAGGCCTGGTTGCAGGAGCGGGATCTGCTGCCCGACGGCAGCATCGACGCCACGGCTTGCCTCACCTTGCCCAGCCGCACGGTGAAACCCCGCAAAAGCCGCAGCAAGACAGACGAGCCGATCGATGAAGAGACGACGGGCTGGACCGGCCTCCCGATGCAGGCGGGAGAACCGATCCCGAAACAGACGGAATGGTGGCCTTGGCAGGTGGAGGGTCTGGCGGTGGAGCCGTCCGCTGCCACGGACTGGCTCTCTCGACTGCCCCTGTCCGGTCATCATCCCGACCTGGCCGATGAACTGCGCTGGTGGAGCCATCTGCAGCGGTGGGCCCTGAGCCTGGTGGCCCGTGGCCGCTGGATTCCGCAGATGGAGCTGAGCAAGGGCGAGGGGTACCCCCACCGAGCCCGCTGGGTGCCCCTGCTCAACCGGGAGGAGGATCGGCGACGACTGGAGGATCTCGCCGCCAGCCTGCCCCTGGTGGCCACCTGCGCTCTTCCCTGGAGGGAACCGATGGGGCGGCGCAGCAATCGCATGACGCGGCTGCGGCCGGAAGCGATGCGAGCCGCCAATCCCGTGGCCTGCTGCAGGCCACGCAGCGGTCGTCTGCGGGTCGCAACGCTGCTGGAGGATCTCGTGGATGCGCAGTTGCGCAAGGACTTCCGGCCCTCCGGCGATGGGCTGGACCCGCTGCTGACCCTCTGGCAGGACGCCCTCGCGTCGTCCACCGGCGTGGTGGAGGTGAGCGATGAAGAGGCAGAACGGCTTTCCAGCGCCAGCCTGCACTGGAGGGAAGGGATCGCCGGTGATGTCGCCGCGGCCCGCACCTGCCTGGAGCTGAACACGCCCTCGGACGGTGAAGACCTCTGGGAACTGCGCTTCGGCCTGCAGGCGGAAGCCGACCCCAGCCTGAAACTGCCAGCCGCCGCGGCCTGGGCATCAGGAGCCGACACCCTGCAGCTGGGGGAGGTGAAGGTGGATCAGCCCGGTGAGGTGTTGCTGGAAGGACTGGGACGGGCGCTCAGTGTCTTCCCTCCGATCGAACGGGGACTGGACACCGCGACTCCGGAGACGATGCAGCTCACGCCAGCGGAAGCCTTCGTCCTGGTGCGAACGGCAGCGCGCCAGCTGCGGGATGCCGGAGTCGGCGTGGATCTCCCCCCAAGCCTGTCGGGCGGCCTGGCCAGTCGCCTGGGTCTGGCCATCAAGGCGGAACTGCCCGAACGCTCCAGCGGTTTCACCCTGGGTGAATCCCTCGACTGGAGCTGGGATCTGATGATCGGGGGGGTCACCCTGACCCTGCGGGAGCTGGAACGGCTCTCCAACAAGCGAAGTCCGCTCGTGCGGCACAAGGGGGCCTGGATCGAACTTCGGCCCAACGATCTCAGGAACGCCGAACGCTTCTGCGGGGCCTCCACCGACCTGAGCCTGGACGATGCGCTGCGGCTCACGGCGGCGGAAGGCGAACTGATGATGCGTCTGCCGGTGCATCAGTTCGATGCCGGGCCCCGCCTGCAGGCGGTTCTTGAGCAGTACCACCAGCAGAAAGCGCCCGACCCGCTGCCGGCTCCAGAAGGATTCTGCGGTCAGCTCCGTCCATATCAGGAACGGGGGCTGGGCTGGCTGGCGTTTCTGCACCGCTTCGATCAGGGCGCCTGCCTGGCTGATGACATGGGGCTGGGCAAAACGATCCAGCTGCTCGCCTTCCTGCAGCACCTCAAGGCTGAACAGGAGCTGAAGCGTCCGGTGCTGCTGGTGGCACCGACCTCCGTGCTCACCAACTGGAAGCGGGAGGCGGAAGCGTTCACTCCGGAGCTCACGGTGCAGGAGCACTACGGTCCACGCCGGCCCTCCACCCCGGCCACGCTGCACAAGGCCCTGAAGGACGTGGATCTGGTCCTCACCAGCTATGGCCTGCTGCAGCGGGACAGTGAGCTGCTGGACAGTCAGGACTGGCAGGGAGTGGTGATCGATGAAGCCCAGGCGATCAAGAATCCCAGCGCCAAGCAGAGCCAGGCCGCCAGGGATCTGGCGCGCCCCAGCAAGAGCAACCGCTTCCGGATCGCCCTCACCGGCACGCCGGTGGAGAACCGGGTCAGCGAGCTCTGGGCGCTGATGGATTTCCTCAATCCCCGGGTGCTTGGGGAAGAGGACTTCTTCCGCCAGCGCTACCGCATGCCGATCGAGCGGTACGGCGACATGGCCTCACTGCGGGACCTCAAGGCGCGGGTGGGTCCGTTCATCCTGCGCCGGCTCAAAACCGACAAATCGATCATCTCGGATCTGCCGGAGAAGGTGGAGCTGAGCGAGTGGGTGGGCCTGAGCAGGGAGCAGAAATCCCTCTACAGCAAAACGGTGGAGGACACCCTGGATGCCATCGCCCGAGCACCCCGCGGCCAGCGTCACGGGCAGGTGCTGGGGCTGCTGACCAGGCTCAAGCAGATCTGCAACCATCCGGCCCTGGCCCTGAGGGAAGACGCGGTGGACGATGGCTTTCTGGGGCGCTCCGCCAAGCTGCAACGCATGGAGGAAATCCTGGACGAGGTGATCGAAGCCGGCGATCGCGCCCTTCTCTTCACCCAGTTCGCGGAATGGGGACATCTGCTGAGGGCCTGGATGCAGCAACGTTGGAAAGCGGAAGTTCCCTTCCTGCATGGAGGCACTCGCAAAAGCGAACGCCAGGCGATGGTGGATCGTTTCCAGGAGGATCCCCGCGGCCCGCAGCTGTTCCTGCTGTCTCTCAAGGCTGGCGGAGTCGGTCTGAACCTCACCCGAGCCAGCCATGTGTTTCATGTGGACCGCTGGTGGAATCCAGCGGTGGAGAATCAGGCCACGGACCGGGCGTATCGGATCGGCCAGACCAACCGCGTGATGGTGCATAAATTCATCACCAGCGGCTCGGTGGAGGAGAAGATCGATCGGATGATCCGAGAGAAATCACGCCTGGCGGAGGATGTGATCGGATCCGGCGAGGATTGGCTCGGAAGCCTCGCCGGCGATCAACTCCGCGATCTCGTTGCCCTCGACGACACCTGAGCACGATGACCACGACCAACGGCATCACATCCATCGGCGATCAAGGGCTCGGCCAGCAGCCCTGGTGGGTGGAACAGTGGATGGAGCTGATCAACGGCTACCGCTTCAAGAAACGGCTGGAGCGGGCCTGGAGCTACGCCCGCGAAGGCAATGTGACCTCGATCCGCTTCGAAGGCCGGCGCGTGCATGCCCGGGTGCAGGGCACGGGAGAGGACCCCTACAAGGTGAAGCTCTGGCTGGACGTGCTGAGCGATGAAGACTGGGCCTACGTGCTCGAAGCACTGGCGCAGAAAGCGCGCTGGTCCGCTCAGCTGCTGGCGGGGATCATGCCGGCGGACATCGAACGTGCCTTCGCCGCCAGCGGCAAGCGCCTGTTCCCGTTCAAGCTTCAGGAGGTGCGCAGCGAATGCAACTGCCCTGACAAGGCCAACCCCTGCAAGCACATCAGCGCCGTTTATTTCCTGATGGGGGATCGCTTCAGCGAAGACCCCTTCGTGCTGTTCCAGCTGCGGGGCCGCACCCGCACCAAGCTTCTGGAGGACCTGGCGGAACAGCGGCGCAAGGCCCTGGCCAGCCTCGCCGAGCAGAGAGCCGGGGACGCCGCCCCCCCCGAGGAGACGCCTCCTCCCCTCCTGCCGCATCCGGCCGTTCTCGATCCCGCTCTCTGGTGGCGCTACAACCGCAGCCTCGATGGTGATCTTGTGGTGATCACCGCAGCGATGGAGGGCGACACGGGCCTCGATGCCGCCGGCGATCTGCCGCTGGCCGAGGACCCCCGCTTCCCAGATGCGCGCAGCACGTTTCTGAGCAACCTTCGCGGCCACGGTCAGGCCAGTGCCCAGCGGGCCATGCTCCAGGCCATGGCAGCGGGCCATTGATCAGGGCATGAATGAAGCCCCCTGGTTGACCGGGGAGAAGCGTGGACTGGTGACGCTGCTGCTGAGTTCCCATCAGCGGGCCTTCGGTCGCCCGCTCATGGCTTGTGAACGCTCGCGCCAGTCCATGCGACTGGCCTGCCAGGAACTGTTCGCCTGCGGCTTTCCCGTGCTGGCCCATGGCACGGGCAGCGACCCGCTGATCATCTACGGCAATGCCGCAGCTCTGCAGCTCTGGGGCCTGCGATGGGAGCAGCTCGTGGGCATGCCCTCACGCCTGACAGCACCGGAGGAGGAGCGCAGCGAGCGGCAGACGGCCCTCATCGAGGCACAGACCAAGGAAGCGATTCGTGGCTACAGCGGCACCCGCGTCAGCCACAGCGGGCGCCGGTTCCAGATCCGCGATGCCCGCATCTGGACCCTCTGGGACGAAGAGAACCGCCGCTGCGGCCAGGCGGCCTGTTTCAGCGACTGGTGGTGGAGCTGAGCTCGGATCCATCGTTTCGGTTTCAACGACATTCCAGTGGTGCCAACCGAACCCAGTCGTATGCACCGAACCTCAATAGACGGTTCTCGCCCTTCTGGATGTCATCAAGGCCGCGCAGATTGTCATTGCGGGCGTTCAACCCAGTCCGCAGATGTTCACTCTTCGGATCAACAATCATGCTGACCCTGCATCAATCCCCTTTCGATCTGTTCGAGCGTCTCGAACAGCAGATGGCCTCCGCCGAACGTGTTCCCAACGCCGAGGTGATCGAAGCCGATGACTCCTACACCGTTCGCCTCGAGCTGCCGGGTGTGGAGCGTGCGTCCATCGACGTCAAAGCCACCGACCGCACCCTGGTGGTGAGCGCCGAGCGCCGTGGCGCACGCGACGGCGAAGCCGAGAAGCCCGCTCTGCTGAGCGAATTCCGCAACGGTACCTGGAGCCGCAGCTTCCGATTCCCCACAGGACTCGACCGCGATCAGCTGCAGGCCACCTACCGCGACGGCATTCTGGAAATCAGCGCCGGCAAAGCCGTCAGCCACACCAGTGTCACGGTGAAGGTCGAAAGCTGACGCACCGCACGGCGGTGGACAGAACGGACTCACCCCCGCTTCGGCGGGGGTTTTTTGCTGGCCCCTCCCTCGTCGTTTAGGAGGCTCCGAGGCCAACGAAATAGCGGGCGATGAACAGCAGGCTGAAGCCTGTGAGAAACGCCAGGCCGAACCAGCTGAGTCCGCGCATCAGAGGGCTGTAGCGGTAAGCCGGCGGCACCAGAGAGCTGTTGATGGTGTCCATCGCCATCCAGGCGAACAACGGCGCCGTGAGGAAACTGCCCGTCATCGCGCCGAACACGAAATCCTTCACGCTGAGCCCGCCGCTGCGGGCCCAGACCAGCGCCGCCACGGCCACCAGCAGATGAAGGACCACCCAGAGACTGAAACGCCGCCGCTGGGGACCCGGGCTGGCATCACCGCTGTCATGCCCACTCCAGAGTCCCTGGATGGCGGCGATGCTGCGGGGATAGGCGTCGAGACAGGTGATCGTGGTGCTGAACATGGCCGCGAAGGCCGCCGGAATGATCACCCAGGCCGCCCAGCCTCCCATGGCTTCGGTGTACAGCCGGATCAGTTTCTGCGCGAAGGACAGCGTTGAACCGCTGAGCATCCCGTCGCCACTGCCGTACATCGTGTAAGCCCCGAGTGTCACGAAGAAGAACGCCGTGATCAGGGAAACGCCGTAGCCCAGATTGAAATCGAGATCCGCCTCCTGGGGCGAAGCCGTGTGCTCTGTGTCGCGAGCGCGGGAAAACATCCAGAGCGAAGGCCAGACGCACATCTCCACCGGTCCCGGCATCCAGCCCATCAGGGGGATCAGAAAACCGAGGTTGGCCAGCGTCCAGGGACTGGGATCCGTGGACACCCAGCTGCCGGCCACGTCTCCGACGGAACCCCGGAACAGCAGCGAAATCGCTGCCACGCCGGTGAGCAGGGTGAGCAGCACCACCAGCAGCTTCGAGAGACGATCAAGGGCGCGGTAGTGACCGAGAACGAGCACAAGAGCGCTCACCACCAGCACCACAATGGAGAGCCCATAGGGGTCCTGCCCAGCGAGCGGTGGCACGTTGGTGAGCAGCAGACCGGCCACGAAACTCACCGCCGCGATCGTCATCGTGCCCGTGGCCAGGGTCACCAGCAGGTAGAGCGGCAGATAGGCCGGATGGCGCCGTTGGAAACCCTCCAGCAGCGAGAGACCCGTCGCTGCGGTGAAACGGCTGCCGACCCTCAGGAAGGGGTACTTCACGAGGTTGGTGATCACGATCAGGCCCACCAGGGCAAACCCGAAACGGGCACCCGCAGTGGTGGAGGACATCAGATGCGATCCACCGATGCAGGCCGCGGCGAACAGAACCCCAGGGCCGATGCTCTTGCGCAGCGAACTCACACCCGCAGTCGTCGGTGCCATGCCATCTCCTTGCATCCGCCCACTCTGCAGGGGGCGGTGCAGGGGAAAGCCTTCGTACGATCAACCTTCACGAGGCTGGATCCATGGTCGTCGCCCCTCCCGTTGCACCCCGTCTGGGCCTCCAGTGCGAAGCCATCGCGGCGGACACCACCACAATCCGCTCCCTCGACTGGGACCGCAGCCGCTTCGACATCGAGTTCGGCCTGCGCAACGGCACCACCTACAACGCCTTTCTGGTCAGGGGCGAGCGAACGGCCCTGATCGACACCAGCCACGCCAAATTCCGCGACACCTGGATACCACTCCTGAAGCAGCAGATCGATCCCACGACGATCGACGTGCTGATCGTCAGCCACACGGAACCCGACCACTCCGGCCTGATCGGCGACCTGATCGACCTCAACCCAGAGATCGAGATCGTGGGATCGAAGGTGGCGCTCCAGTTCCTGCAGGACCAGGTGCACCGGCCCTTCCAGTCCCGTGCCGTGAAATCCGGGGAAGAACTGGATCTCGGCACCAATCCCGACAGCGGTGTTCAGCACCGCTTCGAATTCCTCAGTGCACCCAACCTGCACTGGCCGGACACGATTTTTTCCTTCGACCACGGCACTGGCATCCTCTACACCTGTGACGCCTTCGGGCTGCACTACTGCTCGGACGATGTCTTCGATCAGGATCCCGGCGCGATTGCACCGGATTTCCGCTTCTATTACGACTGCCTGATGGGGCCCAATGCCCGCAGCGTGCTGCAGGCCCTCAAACGCATGGACAGCCTGCCGGAGATCAAGACCATCGCCGTCGGTCATGGACCTCTCCTGCACCACCATCTCAGTCACTGGGTGGGCGACTACCGCGATTGGAGCAGCCAGCGCAGCAAGGGCGAGAGTTACGCCGCGGTTTGCTACCTGAGCCAGTACGGATTCTCAGATCGGATCAGCCAGGCAATCGCCCATGGGGTCGGCAAGGCCGACGCCCAGGTGCAGCTGGTCGACCTTCGCGCCACGGACCCTCAGGAACTGACCGCCCTGATCGGGGATGCCAAGGCAGTGGTGGTTCCCACCTGGCCGGCAGAACCTGACGCCGACCTGCAGACATCGATCGGCACACTACTGGCAGCGCTTCATCCCAAGCAGCTCGTCGCAGTCTTCGACGCGTTCGGTGGCAACGATGAACCCATCGATGCCGTGGCCGATCAGCTGCGCAGTCAGGGACAGAAGCAAGCCTTTGCGCCGCTGCGCATCCGCCAGCTTCCACAGGGAAGCGATTACCAGCGCTGCGAAGAAGCCGGGACCGACCTTGGCCAGCTTCTGACCAAGGACAAGGCCATTGCCGCGATGAAGAGCCTGGATGGCGAGCTGGACAGAGCCCTGGGTCGGATCAGTGGTGGGCTGTACGTGGTGACCGCCAGCCAGGGTGAAGGGGATGAGCGGCGTCGCAGTGCCATGGTGGCGAGCTGGGTGAGTCAGGCCAGCTTCACGCCTCCCGGGCTCACCGTGGCTGTGGCCAAGGACCGGGCGATCGAGGCCTTGATGCAGGTTGGCGATCGCTTCGTGCTCAACGTGCTGCGACAGGACAACCACCAGCAACTGCTCAGACATTTCCTGAAGCGTTTCCCGCCCGGTGCCGATCGATTCGCCGGTGTGAACGTGCTCGACGGTGTCGCGGATGGGGGCCCGGTTCTTGGAGACGCCCTGGCCTATCTCGGCTGCCGGGTGGAGCAGCGCATGGAAGGCCCCGACCATTGGGTGATCTATGCGGTGGTGGAACAGGGCAATGTGGCGGATGCCGATGCCAGCACTGCTGTGCATCACCGCAAAGTGGGTAATCACTACTGATGAGCGCGACCGCAACACGGCAGACCATCCAGCTGCCGATTGATCACGGTGTGGTCGGACTGCGTGGCCTGAGTCCTGAACGCAGCCGGTTCGAGCTGGAATACGCCCTGGAGCGGGGGAGCACGGCCAACAGCGTGCTGTTCGAAGCCGCTGACGACCAGCCCGCCGTTCTGGTTCATCCCCCGGGGGCGGCTTACGGCGACGTGTTTCTGCCCGCCTTGGCCGCTCTGGTTCCTGGCGGTGATCAACCACTCCTGGTGGTGGTCGGTCACGTGAACCCGAACCGGGTGGCTCTGCTGCGCATGCTGGCGGAGGCTTATTCCAGGCTTGAACTGATCGCCTCCAACGCCGGCGCCAAGCTGTTGCAGGAGCTGTGGAGCCTGCGCAAGCCCGCGCCTGCGGGCCAGGAGAACGCACAACCGCCACTACCCGATCTGCCGGCGATTCGCGTGATCCGTCATGAGCAGGATCTGCCATTGGGCTTCGGCCGCAGCCTGCAACTGCTCCCAGCCCCCACGCCACGCTGGCCGGGAGGTCTGCTGGCGTTTGAAACGAGCCGGGGTCTGCTGATGAGCGACAAGTTCTTCAGCGCCCACCTCTGCACGGCGGTATGGGCGGAAAGCAACCGCAGCAGCACCGAAGAGGAACGCCGCCATTTCTATGACTGCCTCATGGCGCCCATGGCCCGTCAGGTGGATGCCCTGGTGGAACGGCTGGAAGACCTGGAGATCCGCACCATTGCGCCCGGCCACGGTCCGGCGATCGAAGTCAGCTGGCGAAGCCTGCTCAGTGACTACCGCCGCTGGGGGGAGCGTCATCAACACGCCAGCCTGACCGTGCTGCTCCTGTTTGCGAGCGCTTACGGCAACACGGCCGCGATCGCCGATGCCCTGGCGCAGGGTGTGAGCCGCACCGGCATCCGTGTGAACAGCCTCAACTGTGAGTTCACCCCCGCGGATGAACTGGTGAAGGCGATTCAGCAGGCTGACGCGATCCTGATCGGCTCGCCCACACTGGGGGGCCATGCGCCAACACCGATTGTGTCGGCTCTCGGCACATTGCTGGCAGAAGGGGATCGCAGCAAACCGGTGGGTGTGTTCGGCAGCTTCGGCTGGAGCGGAGA encodes:
- the alaS gene encoding alanine--tRNA ligase; translation: MAAAASSSSAASVPRSGEEIRAAFLNFYAERGHAVIASASLIPEDPTVLLTIAGMLPFKPVFLGQRERPAPRATSSQKCIRTNDIENVGRTARHHTFFEMLGNFSFGDYFKQQAIEWAWELSTKVYGIDPKNLVVSVFREDDEAEQIWRDVVGVNPKRIIRMDEADNFWASGPTGPCGPCSEIYYDFKPELGDAGIDLEDDDRFIEFYNLVFMQYNRDAEGTLTPLANRNIDTGMGLERMAQILQKVPNNYETDLIFPLIQAAADLAGVDYHQLDDKGKTSLKVIGDHSRAVTQLICDGVTASNLGRGYILRRLLRRVVRHGRLLGIDKPFLVTMGEAAIALLKGAHPSVIERQEVILAELQREEARFLETLERGEKLLSEVLAGKPVQISGAQAFELYDTYGFPLELTQEIAEEHGLSVDLAGFEAAMQEQRQRAKAAAVSLDLTLQDAIEQVAADQEPTAFRGYAVLEHPSCVQALVVNGEPATTASAGDAVQIVLDTTPFYGEGGGQVGDRGVLSGADLIVAIESVSRTRDVFVHAGRLERGQLSLGDTVHAQVDRACRRRAQANHTATHLLQAALKQVVDPGIGQAGSLVDFDRLRFDFHCPSAVSPEQLAQIETLINGWIAEAHGLEVQEMAIDQAKAAGAVAMFGEKYADVVRVVDVPGVSMELCGGTHVANTAEIGLFKIVAESGVAAGIRRIEAVAGPAVLAYLNERDAVVKQLGDRFKAQPSEIVERVSALQEELKATGKALAAAQAELAVAKAGALAAKAEPVGEFQLLVERLDGVDGAGLQGAAQSLADQLGDGAAVVLGGLPDPSDLGKVILVAAFGKQVIAAQLQAGKFIGGIAKLCGGGGGGRPNLAQAGGRDGSALTDALAKARSELEAGLQS
- a CDS encoding DEAD/DEAH box helicase; protein product: MSLLHATWLPAIRSSTSSGQPALLVWADTWRVATPAGPGLTPALHPFTLASEDLKAWLQERDLLPDGSIDATACLTLPSRTVKPRKSRSKTDEPIDEETTGWTGLPMQAGEPIPKQTEWWPWQVEGLAVEPSAATDWLSRLPLSGHHPDLADELRWWSHLQRWALSLVARGRWIPQMELSKGEGYPHRARWVPLLNREEDRRRLEDLAASLPLVATCALPWREPMGRRSNRMTRLRPEAMRAANPVACCRPRSGRLRVATLLEDLVDAQLRKDFRPSGDGLDPLLTLWQDALASSTGVVEVSDEEAERLSSASLHWREGIAGDVAAARTCLELNTPSDGEDLWELRFGLQAEADPSLKLPAAAAWASGADTLQLGEVKVDQPGEVLLEGLGRALSVFPPIERGLDTATPETMQLTPAEAFVLVRTAARQLRDAGVGVDLPPSLSGGLASRLGLAIKAELPERSSGFTLGESLDWSWDLMIGGVTLTLRELERLSNKRSPLVRHKGAWIELRPNDLRNAERFCGASTDLSLDDALRLTAAEGELMMRLPVHQFDAGPRLQAVLEQYHQQKAPDPLPAPEGFCGQLRPYQERGLGWLAFLHRFDQGACLADDMGLGKTIQLLAFLQHLKAEQELKRPVLLVAPTSVLTNWKREAEAFTPELTVQEHYGPRRPSTPATLHKALKDVDLVLTSYGLLQRDSELLDSQDWQGVVIDEAQAIKNPSAKQSQAARDLARPSKSNRFRIALTGTPVENRVSELWALMDFLNPRVLGEEDFFRQRYRMPIERYGDMASLRDLKARVGPFILRRLKTDKSIISDLPEKVELSEWVGLSREQKSLYSKTVEDTLDAIARAPRGQRHGQVLGLLTRLKQICNHPALALREDAVDDGFLGRSAKLQRMEEILDEVIEAGDRALLFTQFAEWGHLLRAWMQQRWKAEVPFLHGGTRKSERQAMVDRFQEDPRGPQLFLLSLKAGGVGLNLTRASHVFHVDRWWNPAVENQATDRAYRIGQTNRVMVHKFITSGSVEEKIDRMIREKSRLAEDVIGSGEDWLGSLAGDQLRDLVALDDT
- a CDS encoding SWIM zinc finger family protein → MTTTNGITSIGDQGLGQQPWWVEQWMELINGYRFKKRLERAWSYAREGNVTSIRFEGRRVHARVQGTGEDPYKVKLWLDVLSDEDWAYVLEALAQKARWSAQLLAGIMPADIERAFAASGKRLFPFKLQEVRSECNCPDKANPCKHISAVYFLMGDRFSEDPFVLFQLRGRTRTKLLEDLAEQRRKALASLAEQRAGDAAPPEETPPPLLPHPAVLDPALWWRYNRSLDGDLVVITAAMEGDTGLDAAGDLPLAEDPRFPDARSTFLSNLRGHGQASAQRAMLQAMAAGH
- a CDS encoding MEKHLA domain-containing protein; amino-acid sequence: MNEAPWLTGEKRGLVTLLLSSHQRAFGRPLMACERSRQSMRLACQELFACGFPVLAHGTGSDPLIIYGNAAALQLWGLRWEQLVGMPSRLTAPEEERSERQTALIEAQTKEAIRGYSGTRVSHSGRRFQIRDARIWTLWDEENRRCGQAACFSDWWWS
- a CDS encoding Hsp20/alpha crystallin family protein encodes the protein MLTLHQSPFDLFERLEQQMASAERVPNAEVIEADDSYTVRLELPGVERASIDVKATDRTLVVSAERRGARDGEAEKPALLSEFRNGTWSRSFRFPTGLDRDQLQATYRDGILEISAGKAVSHTSVTVKVES
- a CDS encoding NRAMP family divalent metal transporter; this translates as MAPTTAGVSSLRKSIGPGVLFAAACIGGSHLMSSTTAGARFGFALVGLIVITNLVKYPFLRVGSRFTAATGLSLLEGFQRRHPAYLPLYLLVTLATGTMTIAAVSFVAGLLLTNVPPLAGQDPYGLSIVVLVVSALVLVLGHYRALDRLSKLLVVLLTLLTGVAAISLLFRGSVGDVAGSWVSTDPSPWTLANLGFLIPLMGWMPGPVEMCVWPSLWMFSRARDTEHTASPQEADLDFNLGYGVSLITAFFFVTLGAYTMYGSGDGMLSGSTLSFAQKLIRLYTEAMGGWAAWVIIPAAFAAMFSTTITCLDAYPRSIAAIQGLWSGHDSGDASPGPQRRRFSLWVVLHLLVAVAALVWARSGGLSVKDFVFGAMTGSFLTAPLFAWMAMDTINSSLVPPAYRYSPLMRGLSWFGLAFLTGFSLLFIARYFVGLGAS